Part of the Lycium ferocissimum isolate CSIRO_LF1 chromosome 6, AGI_CSIRO_Lferr_CH_V1, whole genome shotgun sequence genome, ATGGAAGTGCTACGAGAAGATCATGGAATTATCATTACTCAAAGAAAATATACCTTGGATTTACTATCCAAATTTGATGTTTCACATCTCTCTGTTGTTGCTTCACCTTTGAATCCTTCATAGAAATTAACTGCAGATTCAGGCAATTTAATGTCAGATCTACTCTATACAGGCATCTTATCgggaaattaaattatttaaccCACACAAGGCCTGATTTGTTTTTTGTTGTTCTGACTTTGAGTCAGTACATGCAAAGGCCTTGTCTGGGCCATATCACAGCAGCTATTCGTGTACTTCGTTACCTCAAAGGGAATCCTAATCAAGGATTGATCATGTCTATCTCACCATCATTTTCTCTTTAAGCTTTTTGCGATGCCGATTTCGGCCTTATCTCACTCTCTTTTGTTCCTTCAAAAGATCAGCTCACCGATGTATTCACAAAGTCTTTATTAGGGCCATCTCACCATTTTATTCTATCCAAGTTGGGTCTCACTAAGCTTCCGTCCAACTTGAGGGGTGATATTGAGAATAAACACACATCTAATCATCACTCGTCTTCAATGGTTGCTAAGATTTCAGATAAAGAGAAAGGGAAAGTGAAGAACTCATCTGAAAGTGAAGAAGAGACTTCGGAATCAACGAAGTCTTTTATGATGTCTAGAAGGGTCAAATGGGCCATTCATTAAATCCAAAACAAGACATAAGCAGCAAAGGCCCAAATGACACAAGCAGCAAAGGCCCAAATGGGAAAAACATATTCAACAGCTGTGACAAAATTGGACAGTTGTGattattcttaaaagcttcCAATGTATAAACAAAATTAGTTATTTGACAACCAATAAGAAATAGACAAAATTGTATAGGATTTATGATTTAGTTTAAATTCTTTATTCATGCACTTGTATAAAATACCCAGTCCTGATACAGAaatatacaacaagaaaatttcTTTACACTATTTCTTATTCAATGTTCCATAGTAAAACTAGGtattttacgtatatatattttttaaaaattggtaTGATATTATCTGACACTCATGCTACAAGAAAGCTAAATGGTTCACTTAATTGAATGTTTGAGTTATTTACCTAAAGGACTAGGGATcaattttcatttgatttttttttttttttttggtgcacTCATGCTTTAGAAACCCTAGGTTCGCCtctgttatgtgatgtgattttattaaagagtagttatacTACAAGtcatgtatttttttaaaatgtcttttaGTAGCGTATTaactttgttatgaactatggtTTGCTCATTTGTTAGATTGTATAAAAATTGGGAAAAtctgatagttttcacaatttgtgaattttcatgtttataagaaaaatacaaTTTAGGAAATATAAATTACACGTTCAAACAAAACTTTCTAACAAGGACTTTTTTCCAAAATGTAAATGGAATTAGAGGGATCGAGTTAGGTAGAGGGGACAATGGAACACATGATAGATAGCGTAAACTTCAAGGTCAATTACACTAAATACTTCTATCTTGGATAGTAGTATTTCAAAGTCAAACACTTACACTTCTAAAAAAGGACTGTCTGGTGCACAAAGCATTTCGTGTTAGCAAGGTGGGGGAATGGGTTCACCTcaaggggtgtgatgtagacagTCTAACttaatgcaagcattagtggctgCTTCCGCGGCTTGAATCTCTGACCCATCACACTTATactcttaggggtcgtttggtttgaagaCACGTTATGGTGGGATTAGTTATGTCGAGATTAATGATACTGGAATTAGTTATACTAGTGTTATTTCTTATTGATTGTTTGATTTGTTGTGTAAAAAGTGACTTGTATTGCATAATTTCTaagaaaaaattgtttgtttATAAAAACATCCTCCACCTTATTTAGTAGAAAAAAGGTTTGAGAGACATCAAGGCTacttttgtcatttttgttgttttattgtaGGATAACTAATCCTTGATTTGTTATTTCACCCTCTGCCAGGGATAAATTATCTTGGTACTATTTTTAATCGTGAGATAACTTATCCCAGGATTAGTAATCAAACAAGGGATAAGGCGGCACTAATTTTTAATCCCATAACTATTTTTCCTTACccatcataccaaacgaccccttatacaattaaaaaaaataaatatttacacCCCTTACATCATATGAGGTATACTTGTAACTATAGCCAaacaatatttgaaaaatattttgagaaaCAGGGAAAAAAATCTATCCAAGCAGCTATATTGCAAGAGATGGTGCCCATAAAAGGTGTATTATTGTCCCTGAAGCAGGATGGGCTGATAATATAATGTAAATTATAGAAATTTATGGAGAAAAACAAAGGCGGATCCAAGATTTTCTCACTATTGAACCCAATGCTCTTTTGCAATTATGGATTTAGGTATTTTCACATCTGTCTATGCTTTGTGCAAAAAATGATGGATTAGATCATATAGACAAGAATAGattagaattttgaagaaatgaaAACTTCTGCTATGTTTCTCCTCAACTGTCAATAACAAacagcatatatatacattaatccTAAGTTAATTCTCAAATTCCTTTCTCAGAAATATTcacattttttcatatttatcagATCAGTTTGCTCATGTTTCTATCTGTGCATTAGAGGGACTCTGCAAATTGAGGAGCTCCTAAGTCAAGCTCTTGTTTCATGACACAGTTCATAAACCAGTCACTGCTGAAAGTCCATATTCCCTTCTTTACTGCTGACAATGCTTCATCCATGTCTTCTTCACATGCAATGAATATAGTTTTAGATTCATCTTTCACCTGATCGAGTCCACATATAACCTGAGAATTTGATAAGAAATGCACGTCATAATATTGCagaggacttttttttttttttttttttttttgaataaggtAACATATTGCAGAGGAAATTAAACATGTCCATTgggataaatattttatataccTAGAAGTGTCTATAAAAATAGATGCCCGATAAAGGGAAGTGTGATGCACTAAGCTCCCCCTATGCATGGGTCCAGGGAGGGCCGGACCACATTGGGCCTTACGCacgcagccttaccttgcatttctgcaagaggctgtttccatgACTTGAACATGTGACATCCTGGTCACAGTGGTCACAGGGACGCAACCTTTCCCCTTCTCCAATGGATGCTTAATGGAGCTATAAAATGTAAGGATGCCATAGAACAAAATTCTCCCAAGAAATTTGGCCAGTGTTCTTTCATTTCCTTTAGTTTCATTTTATCCTGTAGTGCTGGTGTTCTTTCAAGTTTGACATGATTTTGGAACATAAACATCATTTTTTACAACTTTGTAAGTCCAGAACAAGTTGGGatcagctatatgaatccagAAAAAACATTTTGTATATTCTGAAAAATGCTGTCTCATTAAGTAAATGTTAAGTTGTTAACTCACATTTCCTCCTGCAGATTTCACAATGGCTGATAAGGTACCAACTGGAGGATGAACATGAGCTGCAAGACATATGTCATAACCCTTGAGTAGAGCTTGGGGATATGTTTTTGCTCTAATAACTGCCCCTTTTAGCTCAGTTCTGTACTTCAGTTCATAGTCTTCATCCCTCAAAATAAATGGCATTTCATCTGAAAAAACCAGTGGGACTGATCAACAAATGTCAAAGGTATTCCAACTAAGGTCATAATTAGCAGTTTTGACTCACCTATAAATTTGCCAATCCGGAAGCTTTCTTTCAACCAACTTGGTGACAGTATCCAAGCTCTGATCACATTCCCACAAgaccaaaaacaagaaaacaagcaATCAAATTTAGAAGTCTAGCTACTTACAAGATACAAATTCGAGAAACCAAAAATAAAGCtggaagaacaagaaatagaagtaaataaatgaagtatTGTCTATATATTAAGAAAAAGTAAAGACAGTAGGCCTGAGTTCAAAAATCCCAAGGACATTTGAATAGTATCTTAGCGTTTTGGCACCACTACGCCCCATTATTTCCAGCCATGATAATCAGATTTCACATAGGTTTGGATATGCATAAAATGTTCCCTAATTTCTTATTTGCATGTGCTGTGACAATTTTGTACACGCTCTTAAGATGTCCATCTTGGACAAAATATCCTTTTCATGAAGGAAAGCTGAAAGTAAACTTAAGAAAGAAATGCTCATCAATCAACCTGAAATAATccaataaattacaatttcGTCTTTGATTTGATCATTGCTCACTGACTGTAGTTCACATGGCCATGGCCAGTATTGAGCTAGACTTAAAACCTGGACTTACTTCTGACTATTCTGAACTAGTACTTCAGCCTAATTAACAAAGCTCTATGCTTTTACCTTTCCTGGCTTTATTTTTCTTCCCCTCTCGATATTACTACTGATAAAGAAGGACAACAGGTGACCTAGCTGAAACAGTGGACAaaagaaaataggaaaacaACGAATCTCAATTTATAGATAGTCAAGAACTCAAGATAGATGAAAATGTCATTAAAGTTGCAGCAATCAGCATCTGGAGGAGAAACTGACCCTGAGCAGAGAGCAGAGCAAAAATTCAAGGTTTTCCTCACTTTGCCAGTGACTACGTGTGTGCTTAAACTTCCATCAGAAGTAACATCTCCACCAAGGTCGCTGATTATCTACATAAGCAGCATAAATGTGCATTAAAAGGAAGAATAAAACGAGAAAAATCCTCAAATCAGTGACAAACATTGTTTACAAATTTATATTAGGAAAGAGGTTAAGCATCATCATCAAAAACATACCCAGTAAATTCCCACAAGTGTTGTCGGGGAGGGGTGGGGTGTATGCAGACTTTAGAACAGTATCCGGGAAAAAAGTCGGTAATTAGAGTATACCTTGGTCAAATTTGCCTTTTTACTATCATCAGCAATGTTCATCAGCATAATTCTGAAGTTTGTCCCTCTTGAAGAAATGCCTTGACTACAGTGACCTTCATTTGTCAAATTAACTGCTGTAGCTTCTTCAGCATTCTTTCCCAGAAAGTGGCTTGTCAAAATGTTGTTAGCAGTAATATCTACCTGACATTTGCTCTTAGAAACTGCAGAAGGACTATTCCCAATAACACTTTCTAAACTAGTGTCATTAGCATGCAAGCCGCAGTCAGTTTGATGAcctccctttatttttttggatttaaCAGAAGTGCATGAGGTTTCCCAAGTCCTCTTCTTTGATCCTGATGCTGAACAGGAACATCTCTTCAGAAAAGCTTGGCTTTCGCTTTCCTTGAAAGCCATATGCCCGTGCTTGCTGCTCCCAACAGCACCATCTCCAGGTTGAAGGTCTTGGCAATCTTGAAAGAAATACAGAAATGAGAATAATGATACGCATGGATGGATTAGTCGTAATATGCTGTAGACTTAATTTCTATCttttaaaatcaaaaatttGCTAAAGCTAATGTTGATGTAGACAGAAATTTAAGGGTTATAAGATTACCGGTCACCATGGAGCTAGTAACTTGTTTTGATGTGTAACAAATAAGTAACAGTTGgaaggataaaaaaaaacttgccATGGAGTTGATACAAGATGAAAATTAAAGGTGGTAGCTTCACTTACCATAGTAGTTAGATGTCGTGCTTCTAGTTGCCTGATTTCTGTGCTGGGAATGGTCATTTCCCTCAGACAGAGTATCCTTTTGCTCTTGGAGAACTGGAGATTGGCAATCCTCTTCTAAAGGCTTTAAGGGGAACTTCAGATTTATATATACTGCAGAATTGTGTAAGTTATCCTTATTGAAATGAGAAATCATGAGATCTGAACCACCAGGGAAACACAATGCTTTCCGAATATCAGCCTTAATAGGGAGCCTGCGAGCTCGGCCTTTTGTGTCGACTTGACCAATAACTGAAAAGCCCTACACATATTGCTTAATATCATAAAGTGTAGTAACAACAGTGTAAGCATGTGCTCACCAGATGTGTAATTATTATCAGATGGCAGTACAACCAGCATCTATGCACCTCTTTGATTTGTGTTATCAGTATCAAACTATTCATGGGGAATGCAGAGGGATCTATCAGAGGGTAAATACCATGAtgcattttgatatatttggtttttgatttgataaaggTCATCAAAAATATGAAACTTGTCCTATAAAGGATGCTTTTTGGGAGTCTTTTGTATTAAGAAAATACAAAAGATATATTTCAATCTCATACAAGCATTCATTGAAGGTTTACCTGCTTAAGCCAAAATCCTTCAGACTCCTTATCTCCCCAGCAAAGTACTGTTCGAACACCGACATGTTGCAATCTTTTCCTCAGCTCCAAATAGATCAAGTGACCAATCCCCTGCAAGCTCAAGGTGTTAATATTGTCCCAAGTTCCTATACCATTGAGCATTATCAATTATGGAATCAAAATTAATGTATGCAGATGTTTAAAAGCATCAAAATTTTAAGCTTTTCGAACTTACAAAATATGTCAAAGTATGGTCAAATTATTCAAGAAAGATTCACGAGCTAGCTTTCTGGAAAAAGAAGTGGGAGTTCATCCAACCAATGAACTTAAGGGATTTAGAGACTGCAGTAACTTTGCAGGGAAGCAGAAGAGAGACACAACTACTTGGCCTGTACCGTTTGTGCATAGCTTAGATATTGGTGAAGTCTGAAAATTTCAATCTGTCCACCATGCATCCTTGGTAGCAGTTGAATTTAGTTCTTGATAAAACTGTGCATTTTTGGTAGCAGTTGAATTTAGTTTTTCAGAATACTGAAACTTGCGTAGAGACACAAATGATTGTACTTTCATTAAGTGATATTTGATTATAATACTTATCTGTGATCTTAGATAACTGTATGTGAACTTTTTGTGGACGGACATGTCTCCACACAGGGCTATATTACCCAATTTTACTTGCTCACGTTGGGCCATTGAATGTGATCAATATTTATATGCTTTGTGAGTGTTAAGTGGGATAATATTATATGGTATATGTTCACAAGTTCAAAAGTGATTAGGAGTTCTAAATTTGGTTTTTGTCGAAATACACAACTAAAAACAAACATGAATGAATAGGAGGTGGAAAAAGGTCTAATGTAAACTATGCTTCTTTTTTGAACTATTGAGAAGAACGAAGGACAAAGAATAGAACTTGAAATCTGCATATGAATCATTTtcgtgtttaaaaaaaaaaacggaacTTTAGCTATTAAAATGCTTATTGTTTACTCTTTCACACTTTTATGATCTATTTGGTTTTGTAATACTCAAGTTTGTATATTGTTACTCAATGATTTGGTATTATTATAAAGCAATTGTTGATAAAATACACCATAAGATATGTTGAAGATTAGTAAGGTATCATTTTGTATAAGTAAAGatctttttttcatgaaataaactttTAATCCTATATAATTAAGATTTAAAACTAAAAGGTTTCCTTTTTAGAAGTTAAACTACAAGTCTTCATTTTCCTGATAACAATTGGTCTTTCCTTATGAGATTTAAAATAAATGACTAATATTATTCCCAAGAAATTTTAATGTGATAGTGAAAAGAGATTAAGATCAAGAGCAGTATTCATATCTTTCTATTCAACAATCTGGATGAACTTTTTCTCTTATCCTGGTAAGTAATTTTATGGATTCATCAACATATATACTCTGACTATTAATTGCACATGACACAGGATCTTACGACAATTTAAGAGGAGAAAATCATTTCCTTCCAATCAGTGATCATGGATCAAatggtttaaattttaaataatatgatCAAGCAAATAagataatactccctccggatcaaaaaaagagtccacttagcctttttttcttggatcaaaaaaagagtccacttagcaaatcaagaaagaattaaccttgttttttcatatttgcccccATTAAGTGTTATAAAATCAAGTCCCAAtaaatgcctatttaattaggggtagtttagtcaaattacctatttttgtctaggagttagtattttcttaacaATCTGGATGTGTTCTCTTATCCTGCAAATGGCATCAACATATATACTCTGactggactctttttttgatctggATCAAatggtttaaattttaaataatatgatCAAGCAAATAAGATGATATTGTTTTATAATATTTCTCTCTAACATGCGGGGGTACTATACTAGTTCATATTAAATCAAGGGAACAACTAGATGACCTTGAGTTGGTACACCGATTTAACAGCCGCAAGAGGAACCTCAGCAAATTGCATGTCAGCTGGGACTATTTGATAAGTGATTGCAGCAATGACCTTGACACaatgaaaagagagagaaaaaaagattaGATGTAGATTTCAGTTAAAGCAATGTGCAGTAGATCATAACTACTGATATAAGGGACAGACTATTGTATAAAACCAGCAAATCTTCACAAACACACATACTTGTACACTAAAGTAGTAACGTTAGTACATAgaaatcatctatatatatgccATCAAGCTCGATGACCTGGAGGATGGAATTTTTTAATTCCATTTATCCCACCTAGCACATTATAAGTACAAGTGCAGAAATGCTTGAGTGTATACCTGCCCAGGGTCTATGTCATCCTTGGTTTTCAGAACTAGCGTGCAGTACTTCCTGCAAAAGCAATCAACATTCAAAATGCAGATTATAATTCATCCTAAAATTTTGTGAAATCTAGCAtactttgataattcttattgcaAAAATGATACCCATTTGATACACATCTTTCAAGGAATTGTGATTCTTTTCCTGTGTTTGCAGCATAGTTCATGGCTGGAAGTTCTTTTGAATAAAATTTCAATACTTCCTGCCACAACATAGACAGAAAACAAGTgaggattatagaaggaaacaGCTCAGTGTAAGTAATTAGAACAGCCAATTTGTCTACAACTATTAAACTGGCTAAAAGACAAGCACAACATCAGAGCAAGTAACACAACCTTCATTTGGCACACAACACATAATGTGCTGTGTTCTGATTTTGTCAATCAATGGACATAGAAAGGGCAATTAATCGCAAAAGCACAGACATAACAGATTTCCCCTATCACCCTATGTCACGCTTTTTCCCTATTAATGATGCATCTATTTGTCGATGCTCTACACATACATATTAAATTATGGTCTGACGCACACTTAAAATGCCAGCCACCATTTTCTGGCAGAACTCCGTTGAGACTTGAGTATTGACAGAGACAAGCAGAAAGGTATCTTCGAAAATACAAAGCTAATATTAACCAAGCAATCATTTACTTCAGAGAATGGTACCACCAGATTTGCATAATGCTGGAAACAAAATTCCAATCAAATTCTTCTTATCAAATTACCATTTCATTTCTTAATTTCCTCAACAAGTTCCAAGCACAAGAGCAAGACTCATGAAAAAGTTGTGTCCAAGAACTAATCTAAATGAAGTATCCATACGCAGAACTATACACATTCACTACAAATAGTCTAATTATGGTGAACGAATCAAGCAAAACGAACAAAAAGAACTCATAAAACTAACCCGAACTAGGTTGGcattaaggatatttgattgaattgaatatataaatatacacttCATACAAAATACCTATAAACAAACATAggcatacacacacataaaagaaagaattacCTGTAGTAGAGACTTGGTTTTTCCATCATCATCTTTGGGATTAATGAGCACGAAACAGTAATTTCCTAATTGTCATGACCCCATAACCAAATTGATCAtttcacaaatcaagaaaacccataaaTACAACAAACtcaataaaaatgaaacaaaaaatgaaagaaatttatccaaaataaaAGACTCCATACTCCATACCATTTTCCTCATACCCAATATTTATAGGGCTTTTGGCTTCCTTTGAACAATTCCCATCATCCACAACTACAAAcacattaacattagcaaccACTCACTTTATAATACTACAGATACATTAAGGGTGTGTTGGGAatgacggaaaatgttttcttattttctcttgtttgctTGCACTAAATACCTCGGACAATGTTTTCCTCAAAATAGgagaaaatgtttccttaaaaatttaaaagaaaacatttttcgaaTCAATAAAAACACCCAATACATCCCCCAATCCACCTCCCGCACTATCCACCCCACCTACACCCTTTCACCCACCCCCACAAccccccaccaccacccacctCCCACCCCACCCCTTTCACCCACCTCCACCCACGACCCCTCCCCCGCCACCCACCCGCCCCCTGCAGCCTACCCCACTTCTCACCCTGCCTACTCCACCACCGGAAGttgcactccaaattcaagaaccTCATCATGTTTTGCTTTGctttaaatatatacaaacgctcttaaaatgacatttttctaCCAAATACAAGATAAAGGGTaggaaaatcacttattttccaaaaaaatatttttttagaaaacattttcgagtcataccaaacacaccctaattTAAGTATTACATCCACATGGGTAGTaaacaagaaggaaaaaaaggaatatTACCAGAGATTTTGATTTTGGAATTCTTTGACAAAGTGATATTGAGACTATTTTCATTTAATTCTGAGGCAAACTTCCCAGATTCCACAACAACCTCACAATTTccttaaaataacaaaaaaaaaaatgaaaattaaagattttatgagaaaataattGAACTGTTTAACAGAATAATTTTGGTTCTTTCTTACCAATTGGAATGGGATTAGAAGATAAGCTAGAACATCGTTTTTTCGGTGCCatagaaatattttttagctaattatttgccctttttttttatgagaaatggagaaaaattattGGTGGGAAATGCAAAGTTTCTATATTTATAAAAGGAGGAATTAAGCGGGAAAACAgagtgattttttaattttgttccccatttcatttgtttatctggttttgacttgacacggatttttatagcctgtttggcggGAAAACAGAATGATATTTCGTTGTTATAGTAAAAAAATGTATAACATCAAGTTTTTCAGTTTTAATTACCAAATTCAAAGCTTAATCACATTTTGTATAACGAAGGAAAATcttttttatgatgaaaatacatatattcgtataatattcttagtcataaatagtgtattaaatgatcaaatatttcatcaaattctctacacttattattgtaatcatagatattctatttttataaagatggttaattattatattactaaaaaaagaagataactGTTAtatgggggtaattttacaaaaagtgtacttttataaagttggttgttgctattATATGTAAAATGCTGTTATAGAAAAGTaaattataacataaaaaatcgattCCGAAAAAAacttggttgttatagagaggtgttTGTTATATACGGATGtagttatagagaggtctgattATCAGGGGCGTATGTAGCCTTAAAGGTGGGGTTCAAAATCTAACTCTCGACGCGGAACATAAAtttgtgtaaaaaattattaaaattgtaataaataatagatatgaacaattgtaataaatagtagatatgaacccataacttttaaaatacaatgGGTTCAACTAAGAATCTCAAAAGATTGAACTCCTAAAGTTTAAATCCTGAATCTGTCTCTATTGACTGTATACCTCTGCCGTTACACAATTGGTGCAAAAATACCTTTTTAGctgacgattttttttttttaaaaaaaaaaaatcatttagcttatctgttaattaaaaaaatatcacataagtCTATCCATTTTTTAGTAGACTTATATTCTTAAAGACACGTGACAGTAGTTTTTTTAGTGGGTCGTCTAGTTCGTTTAAAATGTTTTATCTTCgtggcttaaaaaaaaatctactcaTTTTTAAACGAACCAAACCTGacctaccaaaaaaaaattatcatgtggctttaaaaaaataagtctactaaaaaaaCGAATAGACTTATTTCTTTAAAGTtacgtgacatttttttaacaaggggtatatctgctctaaattgCAAATTGATGTGTATATTTGCACTTTTTCGCTAAATTCTAAATTTGAGTTCAcataaaatactttttaaattcaaataattcgAATCCTTCAAATTTATTAAgttattgtattttaaaataaatatacttaatatttGAATTTATAATAACAACAACGACATATTCAATATAATCCCATAAGTGGGGTATGAGAAAAGTGATGTTAAGGTAGAGGGACTATTTCTAATTGACTCAAGTAAGATATACCAGAATAAATCCCTAAAGTGGAATTAGCGCCTCTATtctttttcccctcaaatatccctaacaaaaaatatttaattaagcaGAGGAATCtttttagagcctgtttggagtGGCTTATTTCATATGCTTGTAAGCCtaaatagcttttaagcacttttgtagtgtttgggtAAAATCAAAAAGTGATTTTAAGTACTTGTTTCTTAgtcaaaatgacaaaaataagccaaaagtcatAAGCTAGAATTtctaacttatgacttttggctTATACGTAAAAAGTCATAAGTTCATCCAAATGGACTCTTATTCCTCTTTTCCTAATAGCATTCACTCTGGTCCATTTCACTTGTCATTCTAATTAAAAAGAGATGGTCTAAAATAGCTGTACATTTAAGGAATCAAGGTATAGTTAGTAGttgtttgttttcatttttaccCTTATTCAAACTATCCTCTAgttaatatttttcatgatagatgtgtaaaaaaaaa contains:
- the LOC132060115 gene encoding uncharacterized protein LOC132060115, translated to MAPKKRCSSLSSNPIPIGNCEVVVESGKFASELNENSLNITLSKNSKIKISVVDDGNCSKEAKSPINIGYEENGNYCFVLINPKDDDGKTKSLLQEVLKFYSKELPAMNYAANTGKESQFLERCVSNGKYCTLVLKTKDDIDPGQVIAAITYQIVPADMQFAEVPLAAVKSVYQLKGIGHLIYLELRKRLQHVGVRTVLCWGDKESEGFWLKQGFSVIGQVDTKGRARRLPIKADIRKALCFPGGSDLMISHFNKDNLHNSAVYINLKFPLKPLEEDCQSPVLQEQKDTLSEGNDHSQHRNQATRSTTSNYYDCQDLQPGDGAVGSSKHGHMAFKESESQAFLKRCSCSASGSKKRTWETSCTSVKSKKIKGGHQTDCGLHANDTSLESVIGNSPSAVSKSKCQVDITANNILTSHFLGKNAEEATAVNLTNEGHCSQGISSRGTNFRIMLMNIADDSKKANLTKIISDLGGDVTSDGSLSTHVVTGKVRKTLNFCSALCSGAWILSPSWLKESFRIGKFIDEMPFILRDEDYELKYRTELKGAVIRAKTYPQALLKGYDICLAAHVHPPVGTLSAIVKSAGGNVICGLDQVKDESKTIFIACEEDMDEALSAVKKGIWTFSSDWFMNCVMKQELDLGAPQFAESL